The DNA window TGTCCGGATGATTAGACAAATGTCCGACGAGAAGCGGCGGGCCATCGGGGCCGCTGCCCGGGATCGTGTGGCGAGCGGCCATACGGGCGCCGTGAGGGCGCGGGAGTTCGCACGGGTTCTGCGCGAGGTCGGCAATGCCCTGCTGGCAAAGGCCGTCTAGATGGTGCGCGGCAGGAAGGGGACGGCATGGACGTCGTAAAAGCCAATGCGGGACGGAAGCGCGTGCTCGTCGCCGGCGGGGCCGGTTTCGTGGGATCGCATCTTTGCGACGCGCTGCTTTCGGAGGGCTGTGCCGTCGTATGCGTGGACAGCTTTCTGACCGGCGCGCGCGCGAACGTCGTGCCGCTTGAAAACCATCCGGATTTCCGGCTCGTCACGCAGGATATCTGCAGCCCGCTCGGCGTCGATGAACCGCTCGACGAGATTTACAATCTCGCCTGCGCGGCCTCGCCGCCGCGTTACCAGGCGGATCCCGTGCACACGATGATGACCAGCGTGGTGGGAACGCGGAACCTGCTCGAGCTTGCGCAAGAGCATGGCGCCCGGTTCCTGCTTGCCTCGACCAGCGAGGTCTACGGCGATCCGGAGGTCCACCCCCAGCCGGAGGACTATCACGGCAACGTCAACCCGACCGGGCCGCGTGCTTGCTACGACGAAGGGAAACGGGCGGCCGAGACCCTCTGCTTCGACCTTTTGCGGCTCGGACAGGTGGATGCCCGCGTGGCGCGCATCTTCAACACCTATGGTCCGCGCATGCAGGCCGATGACGGGCGCATCGTCTCCAATTTCATCAACCAGGCGCTTCGGGGGGAGCCGCTGACCATTTACGGCACCGGGGCGCAGACGCGTTCCTTCTGCCATGTTTCCGACCTCGTGAAAGGGCTGATGGCGCTCATGGCGGTGGAGCCCAACCCGAAAACGCCGGTCAATCTCGGCAATCCGGGGGAGTTCACGGTCAATGAACTGGCAGCGCTGGTGCGCGAGATGGTGCCGGAGGGGTCAGGCGTGGTCTGCCGACCACTTCCGCAGGACGATCCGCAACGTCGCCGGCCGGATATCACGCGGGCGAGAACGCTGCTCGGATGGGAGCCGCGCGTTCCTTTGCAGGAGGGATTGAAGGAGACCATCGCGTGGTTCCGCCTCGCTCACGAAGCGGAGAAGCGGATTACGGCTGCTTGACCCAATTCCCCGCGCCCGTGCGCGTCTTTGCGCGTGCGCCCTGAGCGGCCTCTTCCGAACGCCGTTTTTCCGCGAGCGCTGTCTGGAGCTTCATTGCCAGGACGAGCAGCTTTTCCGGAACGGCCTCCTTCTCGATCTCGTCGAGGAGGAGGCGTAAATCGGGCGGCAGAGCTTCGGCCGTCTGCTCCGGCAGTGGATGCTGTCTTTTGCTGCGACTCATCGGCGATCCTGCAAATCTGTCGCAAAAGGTTGTCGCCTAATGATCCGCTTGGCAATCGCGAAGGGCATGATTGCGTCATTTTTCCACCTTTGCACGGCGATTTGACGCGGCCTGATGCCACAAAGGAACAATCGGCATTGCTGCTCATTAAGGCCTCGCGCGTCGCTTCCTGACGCATGAAGGAGCCAATGCTGAACACTCTGGATATTCCCGCACAGGCACGCCACGATCCGATGGAGGATGCACGCCGGGCCGACCTCGTCTACGTCAACGACAGCGAGCCCGGAATCCGGCGCCGCCGCGCAGGCAAGGGCTTCTACTATCTCGGTCCCGGCGGCGGACGCCTGGAAGACGCCGAAACGCTTGCCCGCATCCGCAAGCTCGCCATTCCGCCGGCCTGGACGGATGTGTGGATCTGCACGCGCGCCGACGGCCACATCCAGGCCACGGGCCGCGACCAGCGCGGCCGCAAGCAGTATCGTTATCATCCGGACTGGTTCGCATGCCGGGACGAGGTGAAGTTCTCCACCCTCGCGACCTTTGCCGAAGCGCTGCCCAAACTGCGGGCACGGGTCGATCACGACCTGAGGCTGCGCGGCATCCCCATGGAACGCGCCATTGCCTCGATCGTCTGGCTGCTCGACAACACGATGATCCGTATCGGCAACGAGAGCTACACGCGGGAGAACAAGAGCTTCGGCCTGACCACGCTTCGCACCCGTCACCTGGAGGTCGAAGGAGCGCGCCTGCGCTTCTCCTTCGTCGGGAAATCGGGGCAGGAATGGAAGCTGAAGCTCGCGGACCGGCGCATCGCACGGATCGTCCGCGCGATCCAGGAGCTCCCTGGCCAGCACCTTTTTCAATATATCGACGAGGAGGGAAACCGCCGTCCGGTCGATTCCAACGACGTCAACGCCTACATCCACGCCTATGCCGGCGAAGCCTTCACTTCCAAGCATTTCCGCACCTGGGGGGCAACGCGCGCGGCGGCGATCCAGCTTGCCGTGGAGCCGCCGGAGCCGAGCAAGCGCGCCAGAAACCGGCAACTCAACGCGATCATCGACCTGGTTGCCCGCCGGCTCAACAACACGCGCGCGGTCTGCCGACGCTGCTACATCCATCCCGCCGTCCTGAACGCCTGGGAAGACGGGCGGCTCGCCGGCGAAATGCTGGAGATTCGCCGCGGCCACAGACGGCCCTTCAAGGGGTTGAGCGAGGAGGAATCGCTGGTTTTACGGTGGCTTCGCCAGAACAACGGGCACTGATCGGAACAAAGCATGCCGCCGCCCGGTTGCATGGATATGGCAACCAGGCCCCATAATTTCCTGCGCAGCCTGCTGGCGGAACTCCTGCCCGGCTGGATCAAGCAAAAAAGGAAACGTGCGCGTTTCGGGCCGGAGGCGGCGGCGACGCGGCATCGCGGAACCATCGCTGGAAAGACACGTTCCACCGGTGAGGAGGTTGTCCAGGCGGACAAACCTCAGAAAAAAGCCGGAGGGCCTTAAATGGCTGAATATCTTTGGTTCTTTGCGGTGGGTGTCGCGCCGTTCCTGGTGGCTGCACTGGTGATCTACGTGCTGGTGCGCCGCAGGCGGCTGAGGCCGGACGAAAGGGTCGCGCGGGACGAAAAGACGAAAGAACTCTACGAGGATCGCCGGTAGCCGTTCACACCTGCGGGGTTCCCTCGCTCGAGGGCCTCAAACCCACACTCAAGATATCGGCATCGTTGCGCATCGCGGCGCGCCGTGTCGGATTTTCGTTTTCATCGGGGTTCGGCCACGGCTCTTCATCCGGAAGGCGCTCCGGGTCGGGTTCGCGCACAGGTTCGGGATCCGGAAACGGCTCCGGAGGCGGCGGTGGAGGTGGCGAAGGGTCGGGAATGGGGCGTGGCGTGCTCATCGCAATCTCCTCTCAGAAGTACAGAAGCGCGAGCGCCCCGATCACCACGAGGGCTATCCCGACAATGAGAAGTCCATACAACAGCAACGACCCAGGTCCCCTCCGCATCGGGGCCTCGCCCCGCCTGCGGTTTTCGTGTTCCCGCTGCCGCTGCCCGGGTGTCGGGGGATTGCCGCCGGCTTCATCATCGGAGCCGAGCGGGGCTGCCGCGGGATCCGGGTAAGGGACCTTCTCGCCCGTTCGCCCTTCGTCTATATCCGCGCGCAGACGGTCCACCGTGGGAGGGTCTTTACGGGGCTTCGGCTTCGAAGCATTCATTATGGCTGGTTCCGTGGCTCAGGGAACATGCGGTTCGTGGATGATATCCTGCTGCGGGACGGCCTCGATTCTCACCTTTCCCGGATCGAACGCGGCATGCTGACGGATGGCGCGCAACTCCGGCGAGGGCTGGTCGTAGGCCCACATCACATCATCGGCCGATTCACCCACGGCCCAGGCGTTCCAGTATCTCGCGCTGCCTTTCAGCGGGGCGTGCCTCTCGGTCGCGGACTCGCGGAGAAAGTCGAAATAGACGTCGCGGAAAGGGATGTAGAAGACCGGCTCGCGGTCTTCTTCCCGAACCACGAGCGCCTCCCTGGTCGACGCGATGATCGCATCGGAAAACATGACGTTCACGGTTCCGCGAAATGGCTCGACCGTCACTTTGGGCTTCTCGTCCACAGGATAGCCTCCTTGCCTTTCATCACCCTAACGCTCGCCACTCTTGCAGGTTCCGGCAGTCGGGATGGGGAACAACTGGGGGATATCGGCCGTTTGTATGGCCGAGTCCGCTCCGCAACGCCGGGGCCGCAGACAAGAGGTATCCATGCAAATCCCGCTACAGATCGCGTTCCACCGCGCTGAAAAGTCGGAATGGGCGGAGGATGAAATCCGGGCCCGGGTCGAAAAGCTGCAGAACTATCATGACAGGATCACCGGGTGCCGGGTGACGGTGGACCAGCGGGCGCGGAACGTGGAAGGCACATTGCCGCCGGTGGTGCGCATCGAGATCAGCGTCCCGGGAACGGCGCCCATCATCGTCGCCTACGAGCCCGACCGGCTGCAGCACAAATATCAGACGCCGGACCTCGGCAACGCCATCAACGACGCGTTCGCCATTGCGGAGCGCCGGCTGTCCCAACTCAAAAGAGCGCGTGCGGGCCGCAACAAGGACGGGCAGCACGATTCCCAGAACCAGTTCCTCGGCCAGGTGGCGCAGATCTATCCGCAGGATGATCATGGCTTCCTGCTGACGAAGGAGGGAGGCAGCCTCTATTTCCACCGCAACGCCATGCTGCAGGGCGATTTCGACAAGCTGCGCGTGGGCGACGAGGTTCATTACGTCGAAGAGGTGGGAGACACCGGGCCCTTGGCCACCAAGGTCAGGGTCGTTTCGGCGGACCAGACCTGACGCCGAGCCGCGGGGCCGGTGCGGCGCCCGAACCTCCATGATCCGGGACTTAGCCCCGGAAAACCATTTGCGGGACGATGCCGGCGTTCACCGATTTGCCCCTGACGATCAATCTGCTTCTGTTCGCAGTCGCCGCGCTGGTCGTGATGTTCGCCGGCGCGCGTCTGTCGGGTTACGCGGATGCGATCAGCAGCGCGACAGGCCTGGGCCACGCCGCCGTCGGCCTCCTCCTGCTTGCAGGCGTGACCTCGCTGCCGGAAATCGGCGTCACGGTCACCGCTACGCTGGGCGGGAATGCCGGGCTTGCGCTCAACAATCTCTTCGGCAGCATCGCGATGCAGGTGGCGCTCCTCGCGGTGGTCGATTTCGCCCTCGGACGGCGGGCGCTCACGGCTATCGTGCCGGATCCGACGGTGATGCTGGAGGGCAGCCTCAACGTGCTCCTGCTTGCGATCGTGGCCAGCGGCATGGTCGTTGGCGACATCCTGTTTCTCGGGGCGGGGCTCTGGTCCTGGAGCTGCCTCTTCGGATATGTCGCATGCGTTTACATCCTCTCGCGGGAAAAGGGGCGGAAGCCGTGGCTTGCCGCGAGCCGCGGCAAGCCGGACCGCGAGCTCATGGAGGAGACGGAGCGGACCGAGGCCGGCGGGGACGGCAAACGCAATTTCCGGTCGCTGCTTCTCAAGACAGCGTCCGCCGCAGCGGCCATCCTCGTCGCGGGCTTCGTCGTCGCCCGCACGGGCGAGGCGATCGCTGAACAGTCCGGTCTGGGCACGAGTTTCGTCGGTTTCGTCCTCGTCGCCATATCGACCTCCCTGCCAGAGGCGAGCACCGCGCTTTCGGCCGCCCGCCATGGCTATTTCACCATGGCGATCTCCGATATCCTCGGCACGAACCTCATCAATGTGGGGCTGGTCTTCCTCGTCGATATTCTCAGTTCCGCGGGGCCCGTGCTTGGCGAGGCGGATACTTTCGCCACCTTCGGAACGCTTCTCGCGATCGTGCTCACGGCGCTGTTCCTGGCCGGACTCGCCGAACGACGCGACAAATCCGTTTTACGGATGGGCTACGATTCCATCTCCGTCATCCTCGTCTATGCGGTGGGTCTCGTGATCCTCTTCACGCTCCGCTAGCCAGGTCACGCGACGCGCGGCCCCGGAACTCCTGGCCGTGCGAGGAATTGTTGGGGGACGACCCATAGGAAAACCGCAATGGTCACCGATCCGGAAAGCTCCATTCTCTCCACGGCGCCGCTCGAGGCCAGGGCCGAACCCATCCTGGACAGCGCCGAGGCGGAGCCCTTCTATTCCGAAGTTCTCGACGAACTGCAGGAGACGGGCATACCCATTCTCGTAGCAGGCACTTTCGCGGTCTCCGCCTATACGGGCATTTCGCGCGTGACCAAGGACTTCGACGTCTTCTGCAAAGCGGGCGACTGGCCGCGCCTGCTTTCGCATTTCAAGGGTCGCGGCTACGACGTGTCCGTCGAGGACGAACGATGGATCGGCAAGGTTGGCCGCGGGCCGATCTTCTTCGACGTGATCTTCGCATCCTCGAACGGCACCACGCCCGTCTCGGACCTGTGGTTCGAACATTCCTGCGAAACCAGCCTGCTTGGGCATCCCGTGCGGCTGGTGGGCCCGACGGAGCTCGTCTGGTCGAAGCTCTTCATCCAGAACCGTGACCGCTATGACGGGGCGGATGTCGTGCATCTCATCCTGCGGGCGCATGACCGGATCGACTGGAAACGGCTCCTCCAGCACATGGAAGTGCATTGGGAGGTGCTGCTCATTCACCTCCTCAACTTCCGCTTCGTCTATCCGAGCGAGCGCGATCGCGTGCCGCGCTGGCTTCTCGAAGAGCTGCTGGACCGGCTGGCGCACCAGCGCCAGCTTCCGCCGCCGCAGGCGCGAATCTGCCGCGGGCGTATGCTTTCCAGCGCGGACTACGAGATCGACGTGCGCGAATGGGGCTTTGCCGACAATGACGGAGAAGTGGTGAGCAGCCGATGAACGAGACGACCTCCGTGGTGCGGATCGCCGCCATCGGCGATCTTCACGTGAAAGAAGACGCGACGATCTCCTACCGCCAGATGTTCAACGAGATCGCGCGCAGTGCCGATATCCTGGTGCTTGCCGGCGATCTCACCGATCTCGGCAAGCCGCGGGAGGCCGAGCTTCTGGCGGAAGACCTGCGCGGATGCGGCGTGCCCATCGTCGCCGTGCTCGGCAACCATGATTATGAATGCGAGGCGGTGGAGGAGGTCTCGCACATCCTGCGCGACGCGGGGGTCCACCTGCTCGACGGACAGACCGTGGAGCTGAAGGGCGTCGGCTTTGCGGGGGTGAAGGGGTTTGCCGGCGGTTTCGGCAAGCGCATGCTCGCGTCGTTCGGGGAACCCGCCATCAAGGCGATGGTGGGGGAATCCATCAAGGAGGCGATGAAGCTCGAGAACGCCCTGCGGCAGGTGAAGGCGGACAAGTCGCTCGCCGTGCTGCACTACGCGCCGATCGCCGAGACGGTGGCCGGGGAGCCGGCCGAAATCTTCCCCTTCCTCGGCTCCGCCAGGCTCGGGGAGACGATCGACCGCTTCCAGGTGGGGGCGGTGGTGCACGGGCACGCCCATCAAGGCACCTATCAGGGCCGGACAGGGACCGGCGTGCCGGTCTACAACGTGGCGCGCCATATCGAGAAGCCGGGCGGCCAGCCCTATGCGGTGATCGAGCTTTGAAGGTGCCGCCGCCGGCCGCTCCGGCGGGGATAGATAACCGGCCATTTCTTCGGCCGGGAGAAAAATCGACGCCGGTCCCGGCACATGGTGCGGGCCGAAATGCGTAGAAGAGTCAATATGTTGGCCCGGACCTTTTCAGGACGGCCGTCCGCCTTCGCCTGCCCGCGAGCCTGCGCCGGGGCGTGAATCTTCTCCCCACCCGCCGCAGCCGTTGCAGAATGCGTGCCGATGAAGCCGGATGGAGAGGCGTGCAAATGAGCGAAGAGACCCCGAACCTGAACCTCCCCTACATCATGCCGTCCCAGGCGCAGAAGCACGTGACGCACAACGAGGCCATCCGGGCGCTCGACGCGCTGGTGCAGATCGGCGTGCTCGGGCGCGGGGTGCAGAGCCCGCCGGACGCGCCGGCGGAGGGCGCGCGCTATATCGTGGGGGACGCGCCCGCGGAGGGCTGGGAGGGCCAGGCGGGGCGGATCGCGGCCTTCCAGGACGGGGCCTGGGCCTTTTATGCGCCGCGCGCCGGCTGGCTCGCCTATGTCGCGTCGGAGAGCCTGCTCGTGGTGCATGACGGCGCGGAATGGCAGGCGGTGCGCAGCGGGCTTTCGACGGAGGACCTGCGGAACCTCGAGGGCGTGGGCGTCAATGCCGCGCCGGACGCGGTGAACCGGCTGGCGGTTTCCGCCCCCGCGACGCTGTTCAGCCACGAGGGCGCGGGGCACCAGGTGAAGGTGAACAAGAACGCCGCGGCGGACACGGCGAGCCTCCTGTTCCAGACCGGCTGGTCCGGCCGGGCGGAGATGGGCCTTGCGGGGAACGACGATTTCTCCGTCAAGGTGAGCGCGGACGGCGCGGCATGGTTCACGGGCCTGACCGTGCGCGGCGCCGATGGGGCGGTGGATGCGCCCGCGGGGCTGTCGGCCGGCGGAAACGCCGTCTGGCACGCCGGCAATTTCGCCCCGGGAGCGAAGCAGGACGCGCTCGACGGCGTGCGCGCGGTGGAGATGTTCCAGGCCAAGGCCAACGGCACCCTGCCCACCTATATCGATCTTCATACGGAAGCCGGCACGGATTACGAAACGCGGATCGTGCGCTGGAACAACAGCAATGCGACCAAGCCCGGCTGGTTCGAGATCGCCAATTCCGGTTCCGGCACGCTTTCGCTGACGCCTTCCGGCCCGGTCTGGAACACCTACGCCATCGCGCGCGACGGCTCCTCGCCGCAGTTCGGCAATCAGGTGCGCCTTTCAGGAGAGGCGCCGACATTGCAGTTGACGGAGACGGACACGAACATTTCGTATCGGCTGATCGGCGACGTCGGGGCACTCTACATCCAGGCGGCCGCACCCTCCGGCAATGCAGGCATGATCCGCTTTTCCGGCTGGGCCAGCACGGATATCGGCGCGCTTCAGGTGCGCTATGATGGCACGTTCAGGAATATCCATCATTCGGGCGCACCTATTAACCTGCGCGGCTATACCGTTGCAGAGCTGCCCAACGCGGCCAGTGTTGGGGCAGGCGCAATGGTCTTCGTGTCAGATGATGCAGGTAGTGCAGCGCCGGCGTTCTCCGATGGTGTTGGTTGGCGACGGATGGCTGACAACACTTTAATCAGCCCAACGTAGGCTGTTCACTAACTCAAATCGAGGCATAGAGATCGATGTACTTGCCAACCTGCGTTTCCCAAGTGGGGATACTATCCTTATGGGGATTGGAGTAGGCACTCCAATCCACCGTTGATATTGTACTCACGTGCGAATGTGCAGTCTCCATATCAACAGCAAACGTGTCGAACTTATTTCCGTTCACACCGTCTATAACGGCATCAGCTTGCGCTCCACCACTTGATGTAAGTACCCACTTGTCTCGGATTAGGGCCTCTCTGACTACAAGACCGTACGACTCAGGTACCCTAGATGGAGCAATGATCACATCAACAATATCGTAGAATTCTTCTATGCGAGAGTGTTCCATAGACTTTATGAATTCGATTCTGTTATCTCCGAACCCGTTATCTAGAATGCTGTCTAATTGGTACTTTCCATTCATGTTCGATACAACCAGGAACCGGCAATTCGCCGGTGCTCGAACTGCGATATCGATCACTATATCAATCCCCTTGTGAGCGGCATCTCCGCCAAGATAGCCGAGATATACGATCCCCGTTTGCTTCCAGGGCGCGGGCTTCACTGGGCGCGGAACATCCACTCCATTCTCGATGACATGGACGTTATTACCAATCATCCCACTGTTCTCGTACAGGTCCCGCATGTAATTGGAGACG is part of the Chelativorans sp. AA-79 genome and encodes:
- a CDS encoding UDP-glucuronic acid decarboxylase family protein, encoding MDVVKANAGRKRVLVAGGAGFVGSHLCDALLSEGCAVVCVDSFLTGARANVVPLENHPDFRLVTQDICSPLGVDEPLDEIYNLACAASPPRYQADPVHTMMTSVVGTRNLLELAQEHGARFLLASTSEVYGDPEVHPQPEDYHGNVNPTGPRACYDEGKRAAETLCFDLLRLGQVDARVARIFNTYGPRMQADDGRIVSNFINQALRGEPLTIYGTGAQTRSFCHVSDLVKGLMALMAVEPNPKTPVNLGNPGEFTVNELAALVREMVPEGSGVVCRPLPQDDPQRRRPDITRARTLLGWEPRVPLQEGLKETIAWFRLAHEAEKRITAA
- a CDS encoding sodium:calcium antiporter, with product MPAFTDLPLTINLLLFAVAALVVMFAGARLSGYADAISSATGLGHAAVGLLLLAGVTSLPEIGVTVTATLGGNAGLALNNLFGSIAMQVALLAVVDFALGRRALTAIVPDPTVMLEGSLNVLLLAIVASGMVVGDILFLGAGLWSWSCLFGYVACVYILSREKGRKPWLAASRGKPDRELMEETERTEAGGDGKRNFRSLLLKTASAAAAILVAGFVVARTGEAIAEQSGLGTSFVGFVLVAISTSLPEASTALSAARHGYFTMAISDILGTNLINVGLVFLVDILSSAGPVLGEADTFATFGTLLAIVLTALFLAGLAERRDKSVLRMGYDSISVILVYAVGLVILFTLR
- a CDS encoding DUF427 domain-containing protein — its product is MDEKPKVTVEPFRGTVNVMFSDAIIASTREALVVREEDREPVFYIPFRDVYFDFLRESATERHAPLKGSARYWNAWAVGESADDVMWAYDQPSPELRAIRQHAAFDPGKVRIEAVPQQDIIHEPHVP
- a CDS encoding DNA topoisomerase IB codes for the protein MLNTLDIPAQARHDPMEDARRADLVYVNDSEPGIRRRRAGKGFYYLGPGGGRLEDAETLARIRKLAIPPAWTDVWICTRADGHIQATGRDQRGRKQYRYHPDWFACRDEVKFSTLATFAEALPKLRARVDHDLRLRGIPMERAIASIVWLLDNTMIRIGNESYTRENKSFGLTTLRTRHLEVEGARLRFSFVGKSGQEWKLKLADRRIARIVRAIQELPGQHLFQYIDEEGNRRPVDSNDVNAYIHAYAGEAFTSKHFRTWGATRAAAIQLAVEPPEPSKRARNRQLNAIIDLVARRLNNTRAVCRRCYIHPAVLNAWEDGRLAGEMLEIRRGHRRPFKGLSEEESLVLRWLRQNNGH
- a CDS encoding metallophosphoesterase, producing the protein MNETTSVVRIAAIGDLHVKEDATISYRQMFNEIARSADILVLAGDLTDLGKPREAELLAEDLRGCGVPIVAVLGNHDYECEAVEEVSHILRDAGVHLLDGQTVELKGVGFAGVKGFAGGFGKRMLASFGEPAIKAMVGESIKEAMKLENALRQVKADKSLAVLHYAPIAETVAGEPAEIFPFLGSARLGETIDRFQVGAVVHGHAHQGTYQGRTGTGVPVYNVARHIEKPGGQPYAVIEL
- a CDS encoding DUF2793 domain-containing protein, whose translation is MSEETPNLNLPYIMPSQAQKHVTHNEAIRALDALVQIGVLGRGVQSPPDAPAEGARYIVGDAPAEGWEGQAGRIAAFQDGAWAFYAPRAGWLAYVASESLLVVHDGAEWQAVRSGLSTEDLRNLEGVGVNAAPDAVNRLAVSAPATLFSHEGAGHQVKVNKNAAADTASLLFQTGWSGRAEMGLAGNDDFSVKVSADGAAWFTGLTVRGADGAVDAPAGLSAGGNAVWHAGNFAPGAKQDALDGVRAVEMFQAKANGTLPTYIDLHTEAGTDYETRIVRWNNSNATKPGWFEIANSGSGTLSLTPSGPVWNTYAIARDGSSPQFGNQVRLSGEAPTLQLTETDTNISYRLIGDVGALYIQAAAPSGNAGMIRFSGWASTDIGALQVRYDGTFRNIHHSGAPINLRGYTVAELPNAASVGAGAMVFVSDDAGSAAPAFSDGVGWRRMADNTLISPT
- a CDS encoding HPF/RaiA family ribosome-associated protein: MQIPLQIAFHRAEKSEWAEDEIRARVEKLQNYHDRITGCRVTVDQRARNVEGTLPPVVRIEISVPGTAPIIVAYEPDRLQHKYQTPDLGNAINDAFAIAERRLSQLKRARAGRNKDGQHDSQNQFLGQVAQIYPQDDHGFLLTKEGGSLYFHRNAMLQGDFDKLRVGDEVHYVEEVGDTGPLATKVRVVSADQT
- a CDS encoding glycosyltransferase, which produces MKTILFVNVHFSPYLTGGGSIVAEHIAKGIEKSAQVILFSVRYGDAISLEEHTISDNIVSIVMTISKPSSYVSYHRNSIVAECVVRVCQKYSPDFVHFHSIQTMGIEMVQSVKNLGIQCIVTVHDNWWLCERQFLWHEDQVFCGQLKRIDQATCLYCTANAFDMTARSEILKGVYTSFDAVVHVSNYMRDLYENSGMIGNNVHVIENGVDVPRPVKPAPWKQTGIVYLGYLGGDAAHKGIDIVIDIAVRAPANCRFLVVSNMNGKYQLDSILDNGFGDNRIEFIKSMEHSRIEEFYDIVDVIIAPSRVPESYGLVVREALIRDKWVLTSSGGAQADAVIDGVNGNKFDTFAVDMETAHSHVSTISTVDWSAYSNPHKDSIPTWETQVGKYIDLYASI